The stretch of DNA ACCCAGGAGGCCTGGAACCGAATACCCCTGTTTCACGGCGGTTACTACGACGCCCAGTACCAGCTCTGGTCTCCGGGATCCATCGTCCGCCTGCAGGAGGATGCGGTGGCAGTCATCTCTCCGGACCTGTACAGGAAGTACCTGAGCCAGGTGGACCGCCGTGTTGCCTGTCAGTTCGAGAATACCTTTATGCACCTCCACGCAACATCCATGTTTATCCTGGACCAGCTCCTGGAGATTGAAGAGATTCGCGCCTTTGAAATCAACAATGATGTGGGCGGTCCCCCCGTAAAAGAGATGCTCCCCTACTTTCAGATGGTACAGAAAGCAGGGCGCCCCCTGTTGATCCGGGGCTCCTTTACCGAGGATGAGCTCAAGCTTCTCATGGATTCCCTCGATTCCGCAGGTCTCTATCTTTATATAATGGTAGCCGACGGCGAGGAGATTTCCCGCCTGAAACCCATCGTCGGCATGTAAACAGGAGCAGCAATGAAGATACGCGATATCCGCACCCATCTGTTAAAGGCCCCCCTGGGGGACAAACGTTTTTACTCCTCCCAGGCAGCCTTTCCCGCCCGGACGAGTCTTCTGGTAGAGGTCATCGCGGAAGACGGCCGTGTCGGCTGGGGCGAAGGTGGGCAGTGGGGCCCCACGGAACCGCCTGCCGCAGTGATTGAACAGATATTCAAGCCCATGCTCATCGGCCGTTCCGTTCACGACGTTACCCGGATCTGGGAAGAACTCTACGGCTACACCCGGGATTTCGCCCGCAGGGGACCCTACCTGGAGGCACAGAGCGCCCTGGACGTGGCTCTCTGGGACCTGAAGGGACAAGACCTGGGGGTGCCCATCCATTCCCTCTTCGGCGGAGCCTTCCGGGATTCCGTGCCCGCCTACGCCACGGGCTGCTACTACCGTGGTGCGGACGTCCATGACGAGGCAGCCGTGCTGGAGGCCCTGAAAAAAGAGGCGGCATCCTACGTTGAGGCAGGTTTTTCCATCCTGAAAATCAAGACCGGCCTGTGGCCTGTAGACAAAGATGCCAAACGCATCGCCGCCGTCCGCGAAGCCGTGGGACCGGATATTGCCCTGCTCTCCGACGCAAACCACGCCTACAGGGCCTCAGATGCCCTTCGGGTGGGAAGAATACTGGAAGAGTACGGCTACCTTATGTTCGAGGAACCGGTTCCTCCGGAGGACCTGGACGGTTACCGGCGCCTCCGTTCTTCCCTGAACATCGCTATTGCCGGAGGTGAGTGTGAATATACCCGCTGGGGCTTCCGGGACCTGATCGTCGGCGGAACCCTGGATATCGTTCAGCCGGATATTTCCGTAGCCGGCGGACTTTCGGAGTTCGCCAAGATCCTCGCCCTGGCCACCGCCTACAATCTGATGGTGCTTCCCCACGTATGGGGCTCCGGTATCGCCCTGGCAGCCTCGCTCCAGGCCCTGGCGATTATCCCCGAGTCCCCCTACCGGGCATTCCCCCTCCCCTTCGAGACCGAGCCCATCGTTGAGTTCGACAGAAACCCCAATCCCCTGCGGGACGACCTCATTACCACGCCCTTCAGCCTGGTTGACGGACGCCTACCGGTTCCGCAGAAGCCCGGACTGGGAGTGGAGGTTAACCGGGAGGTACTGAAGAAGTACACAACCTGACCGCAAGGTCGATTGTCAATAATTATCACAGGAGTCTGTGTATGTTTACCAAACTTGAACATGTTGCTTTAAGTGTAAAGGACATTGAACGTTCAATTGAGTTCTACCGTGATGTAATCGGGTTCGAGGTAAAAATGCGTCTGGAACCGGATCCCAAACTTCCCCAGGAAAAGGTGGTAGCCCTCAAGGGCGCTGCACCCCGGATTGCTCATCTGTACCTGGGAGGATTCATGCTGGAACTCTTTCAGTACCTGAGCCCGGTTGGTCGTCCCATCCCCGAGGATTTTACCCAGGCGGACAACGGTTTCACCCACATCTCCCTTACCTCCACCGATACCCGGGCCGACTACAAGTACCTGGTGGAAAAAGGCGTAGAGTTCCTGAGCGAACCGACGGAATTCCGCCCCGGTGTCTGGATCTGCTTTTTTAAAGGACCCGACGGAGAAATCGTGGAGGTACGGCAGACATGAAGCTCGGACTTGAAGGCTCCCGGGCTGTAGTCACCGGTGCCGGAGGAGCCATCGGCGGCAGCATCGCCGAGCTCCTGGTAAAGGAGGGCGCCAGGGTGGCTATCTGGGACATCTCCGCCGAAAAGGCCGGGGAGGAGGCAAAAAAACTGGGAACAGACAGGGCCTTTCCCGTCACCTGCGACGTTACCAACCATGCCTCCATAAAAGTTGCCATGGAAAAATCCGTCGCCCAGCTGGGGGGCCTGGACATACTGGTCAACTGCGCAGGAGGCAGCCACCCGACCACAACGACCTCGGAGGAGCTTCCCTTCTTCGATATTCTTCCCGACGATATGCGCAGGATCATGGACCTTAACTACCTGTCCGCGGTTATGACCTCCCAGGAGGCGGGACGGATCTTCGCCAGGCAGAAAAAGGGAGCGATACTGAACATCTCTTCCATAGCAGGTATTCTTCCTGTTACCCGGGGAATCAGCTACTCCAACGGCAAGGCGGCGACCAA from Marispirochaeta aestuarii encodes:
- a CDS encoding mandelate racemase/muconate lactonizing enzyme family protein, with the protein product MKIRDIRTHLLKAPLGDKRFYSSQAAFPARTSLLVEVIAEDGRVGWGEGGQWGPTEPPAAVIEQIFKPMLIGRSVHDVTRIWEELYGYTRDFARRGPYLEAQSALDVALWDLKGQDLGVPIHSLFGGAFRDSVPAYATGCYYRGADVHDEAAVLEALKKEAASYVEAGFSILKIKTGLWPVDKDAKRIAAVREAVGPDIALLSDANHAYRASDALRVGRILEEYGYLMFEEPVPPEDLDGYRRLRSSLNIAIAGGECEYTRWGFRDLIVGGTLDIVQPDISVAGGLSEFAKILALATAYNLMVLPHVWGSGIALAASLQALAIIPESPYRAFPLPFETEPIVEFDRNPNPLRDDLITTPFSLVDGRLPVPQKPGLGVEVNREVLKKYTT
- a CDS encoding VOC family protein codes for the protein MFTKLEHVALSVKDIERSIEFYRDVIGFEVKMRLEPDPKLPQEKVVALKGAAPRIAHLYLGGFMLELFQYLSPVGRPIPEDFTQADNGFTHISLTSTDTRADYKYLVEKGVEFLSEPTEFRPGVWICFFKGPDGEIVEVRQT
- a CDS encoding SDR family oxidoreductase, encoding MKLGLEGSRAVVTGAGGAIGGSIAELLVKEGARVAIWDISAEKAGEEAKKLGTDRAFPVTCDVTNHASIKVAMEKSVAQLGGLDILVNCAGGSHPTTTTSEELPFFDILPDDMRRIMDLNYLSAVMTSQEAGRIFARQKKGAILNISSIAGILPVTRGISYSNGKAATNSLTKWLAVHMATNYSPDIRVNAVAPGFLLTEQNRFLLFDEKTGEPSQRGRTVMSQVPMRRYGTPQEIAAMAVFLVSEPASFITGSVVPVDGGLTSFLGV